A window of the Cannabis sativa cultivar Pink pepper isolate KNU-18-1 chromosome X, ASM2916894v1, whole genome shotgun sequence genome harbors these coding sequences:
- the LOC115694673 gene encoding uncharacterized protein LOC115694673, protein MEKLKKKIAKLFPQAVTFTSPPPSPRKVPNALLLVSLVPAEARLRPNYGTSFDTKEPSSPKVSCLGHVTKPKIKPKSKPKECLFIKIFKGQRTRIKGGGKDHRSVVKKVPSLGLMKKFESGRGGVLSDFEWTAHLAVLGPDSENCHIEIESKKEVNLWQRRNKPGPPPPLLLQM, encoded by the coding sequence ATGGAGAAACTAAAGAAGAAGATAGCAAAGCTTTTTCCTCAAGCAGTGACTTTCACAAGTCCTCCTCCAAGCCCAAGAAAGGTCCCTAATGCTTTACTACTAGTCTCTCTTGTCCCTGCTGAGGCTAGACTTAGGCCCAATTATGGTACTAGCTTTGATACAAAGGAGCCTTCTTCTCCCAAGGTCTCTTGTTTGGGCCATGTTACAAAGCCCAAAATCAAGCCCAAGTCCAAGCCCAAGGAGTGTTTGTTCATCAAGATTTTCAAGGGACAGAGAACAAGAATAAAAGGAGGTGGTAAGGATCATAGGAGTGTTGTTAAGAAAGTGCCTTCATTGGGCCTTATGAAGAAGTTTGAGAGTGGGCGTGGTGGTGTTTTATCGGATTTTGAATGGACGGCCCATTTAGCTGTTTTGGGCCCAGATTCTGAAAATTGCCATATTGAGATTGAGTCAAAGAAAGAAGTCAACCTTTGGCAAAGAAGGAATAAGCCAGGTCCTCCTCCTCCTTTGCTTCTTCAAATGTAG
- the LOC115702770 gene encoding DNA-directed RNA polymerase II subunit RPB1 — translation MDIRFPYSPAEVAKVRTVQFGILSPDEIRQMSVVQIEHGETMMGGKPKIAGLSDPRLGTIDRKMKCETCTANMAECPGHFGHLELAKPMFHIGFLKTVLSIMRCVCFNCSKIMVDEDDHKFKQAMKIKNPKNRLRKILDACKNKQKCDGGDEIDVQGQETEEPVKKSRGGCGAQQPKLTIDGMKIIAEYKAARKKSDDQEQLPEPVERKQTLTAERVLSVLKRISDEDCQLLGLNPKYARPDWMILQVLPIPPPPVRPSVMMDTSSRIQDDLTHQLAMIIRHNENLRRQERNGSPAHIISEFAQLLQFHIATYFDNELPGLPRATQRSGRPIKSICSRLKAKEGRIRGNLMGKRVDFSARTVITPDPTINIDQLGVPWSIALNLTYPETVTPYNIERLKELVEYGPHPPPGKTGAKYIIRDDGQRLDLRYLKKSSDHHLELGYKVERHLNDGDFVLFNRQPSLHKMSIMGHRIKIMPYSTFRLNLSVTSPYNADFDGDEMNMHVPQSFETRAEVLELMMVPKCIVSPQSNRPVMGIVQDTLLGCRKITKRDTFIEKDVFMNILMWWEDFDGKVPAPTILKPRPLWTGKQVFNLIIPKQINLNRTSAWHSDTETGNITPGDTFVRIEKGELLSGTLCKKALGTSSGSLIHVIWEEVGPDAARKFLGHTQWLVNYWLLQNAFSIGIGDTIADASTMEKINETISTAKNDVKELIRKAQEKKLEPEPGRTMMDSFENKVNQVLNKARDDAGNSAQKSLSESNNLKAMVTAGSKGSFINISQMTACVGQQNVEGKRIPYGFIDRTLPHFTKDDYGPESRGFVENSYLRGLTPQEFFFHAMGGREGLIDTAVKTSETGYIQRRLVKAMEDIMVKYDGTVRNSLGDVIQFLYGEDGMDAVWIESQKLDSLKMKKAEFERVFRYEFDDENWNPNYMLPEHIEDLKTIREFRNVFDAEVQKLETDRLQLGTEITTTGDNSWPLPVNLKRLIQNAQKTFKIDFRRTSDMHPMEIVEAVDKLQERLKVVPGDDLLSVEAQKNATLFFNILLRSTFASKRVLEEYRLTREAFEWVTGEIESRFLQSLVAPGEMIGCVAAQSIGEPATQMTLNTFHYAGVSAKNVTLGVPRLREIINVAKRIKTPSLSVYLKPEANKTKERAKTVQCALEYTTLRSVTQATEVWYDPDPMSTIIEEDVDFVRSYYEMPDEEVNPDKISPWLLRIELNREMMVDKKLSMADIAEKINLEFDDDLTCIFNDDNAEKLILRIRIMNDEAPKGELTDESAEDDVFLKKIESNMLTEMALRGIPDINKVFIKHGKVNKFDENDGFKPENEWMLDTEGVNLLAVMCHEDVDSKRTTSNHLIEVIEVLGIEAVRRSLLDELRVVISFDGSYVNYRHLAILCDTMTYRGHLMAITRHGINRNDTGPMMRCSFEETVDILLDAAVYAETDCLRGVTENIMLGQLAPIGTGAPTLYLNDEMLKNAIELQLPSYMEGLDFSMTPSRSPMSATPYHDGLMSPNYLLSPNLRLSPITDAQFSPYAGTMAFSPTSSPGYSPSSPGYSPSSPGYSPTSPGYSPTSPGYSPTSPGYSPTSPTYSPSSPGYSPTSPAYSPTSPSYSPTSPSYSPTSPSYSPTSPSYSPTSPSYSPTSPSYSPTSPAYSPTSPAYSPTSPAYSPTSPSYSPTSPSYSPTSPSYSPTSPSYSPTSPSYSPTSPSYSPTSPAYSPTSPGYSPTSPSYSPTSPSYSPTSPSYNPQSAKYSPSLAYSPSSPRLPPASPYSPTSPNYSPTSPSYSPTSPSYSPSSPTYTPNSPYNSGVNPDYSPSSPQYSPSAGYSPSQPGYSPTSTSQYTPQTSDKDDNDDKSTR, via the exons ATGGATATCCGATTCCCTTACTCTCCGGCTGAGGTAGCCAAAGTCCGTACTGTTCAGTTCGGAATACTCAGCCCAGATGAGATC AGGCAAATGTCGGTTGTACAGATTGAGCACGGTGAGACAATGATGGGAGGTAAACCTAAGATAGCTGGGTTGAGTGACCCTCGACTTGGTACAATTGATAGGAAGATGAAGTGTGAAACTTGTACAGCGAATATGGCTGAGTGTCCTGGTCATTTTGGACATCTTGAGTTAGCTAAGCCTATGTTTCACATTGGGTTTTTGAAGACTGTTCTTAGTATAATGCGTTGTGTTTGCTTCAATTGCTCTAAAATAATGGTTGACGAG gatgACCACAAATTTAAGCAAGCTATGAAAATTAAGAACCCGAAAAATAGGCTCAGAAAGATTCTGGACGCTTGTAAAAACAAGCAAAAGTGTGATGGTGGTGATGAAATTGATGTTCAAGGTCAAGAAACTGAGGAACCTGTGAAAAAGAGTAGGGGTGGCTGTGGTGCTCAGCAACCAAAGCTCACTATAgatggaatgaaaattattgCAGAGTACAAAGCTGCTAGGAAGAAAAGTGATGACCAAGAGCAGCTTCCTGAACCTGTGGAAAGAAAACAGACCCTTACTGCAGAGAGG GTTCTTAGTGTTTTGAAGAGGATAAGTGATGAGGATTGTCAGCTTTTAGGGTTGAATCCAAAGTATGCTCGGCCAGATTGGATGATTCTACAAGTTCTTCCTATACCTCCACCTCCGGTGCGGCCTTCTGTGATGATGGACACATCTTCTAGGA TTCAGGATGATTTAACTCATCAATTGGCCATGATTATAAGGCACAATGAGAACCTAAGAAGACAGGAGAGAAATGGGTCTCCAGCTCACATTATTTCAGAGTTTGCTCAGTTATTGCAGTTTCACATTGCCACATATTTTGACAATGAGTTGCCTGGATTGCCAAGG GCCACACAGAGATCAGGGAGGCCAATTAAATCAATTTGCAGTAGGCTTAAGGCAAAGGAAGGTCGAATTAGAGGAAATTTGATGGGGAAACGAGTTGACTTTTCTGCACGAACAGTTATCACCCCGGACCCAACAATTAACATCGATCAATTAGGAGTGCCATGGAGTATTGCTTTGAATCTTACGTATCCAGAGACTGTGACTCCATATAATATTGAGCG GTTAAAGGAGCTTGTTGAGTATGGGCCCCATCCCCCACCTGGTAAAACTGGTGCTAAGTATATCATTAGGGATGACGGACAAAGGCTTGATCTTCGTTACTTGAAGAAAAGTAGCGATCATCATTTAGAGCTTGGATATAAG GTTGAGCGCCATCTGAATGATGGAGATTTTGTTCTCTTCAACCGTCAACCTAGTCTCCACAAAATGTCTATTATGGGGCACAGAATCAAGATCATGCCATATTCAACATTCAGGTTGAATTTATCGGTCACCTCTCCATACAATGCCGATTTTGATGGTGATGAAATGAATATGCACGTTCCTCAGTCATTTGAAACAAGAGCAGAAGTTCTGGAGCTTATGATGGTGCCGAAATGCATTGTATCCCCTCAGTCAAATCGGCCAGTAATGGGAATTGTCCAGGATACACTCTTAGGTTGTCGTAAAATCACAAAGAGGGACACATTTATAGAGAAG GATGTTTTCATGAACATTCTGATGTGGTGGGAGGATTTTGATGGAAAGGTTCCTGCTCCTACGATTTTAAAGCCACGGCCTCTCTGGACTGGAAAACAAGTTTTTAATCTTATTATTCCAAAACAGATAAATCTTAACAGAACTTCTGCCTGGCACTCTGACACAGAAACTGGAAATATAACTCCAGGGGATACATTTGTTAGAATAGAAAAGGGAGAGCTTCTATCTGGAACTCTTTGCAAAAAGGCTCTTGGGACATCTTCAGGAAGTCTTATACATGTTATATG GGAAGAGGTTGGTCCAGATGCTGCTCGTAAGTTTCTGGGTCATACACAGTGGCTTGTGAACTATTGGCTTTTGCAGAATGCTTTTAGCATTGGTATCGGAGATACTATTGCTGATGCATCAactatggaaaaaattaatgaGACCATTTCGACGGCCAAAAATGATGTGAAGGAACTTATCAGAAAAGCCCAGGAGAAAAAGCTGGAGCCTGAACCTGGGCGGACAATGATGGATTCGTTTGAAAACAAAGTGAACCAG GTCTTGAATAAGGCTCGTGATGACGCTGGAAATAGTGCCCAAAAGAGTTTGTCTGAAAGCAACAATCTTAAAGCCATGGTTACTGCAGGGTCCAAAGGAAGTTTTATTAATATCTCACAGATGACTGCTTGTGTGGGGCAGCAAAATGTAGAGGGCAAGCGAATACCTTATGGGTTTATAGATCGGACACTGCCGCACTTCACAAAAGATGATTATGGGCCAGAAAGTCGTGGCTTTGTTGAAAATTCATATCTACGAGGACTGACACCTCAGGAGTTCTTTTTCCACGCTATGGGTGGTAGAGAAGGTCTTATTGATACTGCTGTGAAGACTTCTGAGACTGGTTACATCCAGAGGAGACTAGTTAAGGCTATGGAAGATATTATGGTAAAATACGACGGGACTGTTAGGAACTCATTAGGTGATGTTATTCAATTTCTCTATGGAGAAGATGGTATGGATGCTGTTTGGATAGAATCGCAGAAGCTAGATTCATTAAAGATGAAAAAAGCAGAATTTGAGAGGGTGTTCAGATACGAGTTTGATGATGAAAATTGGAATCCAAATTACATGTTGCCTGAACATATTGAGGATCTTAAAACCATCAGAGAGTTCCGCAATGTATTTGATGCTGAAGTACAGAAACTAGAAACAGACAGATTACAACTTGGAACTGAGATTACAACCACAGGTGATAATTCTTGGCCATTGCCTGTGAACTTGAAGAGGCTTATTCAGAATGCACAGAAGACCTTTAAGATTGACTTCAGAAGGACTTCAGATATGCATCCTATGGAAATTGTGGAAGCTGTTGATAAGCTTCAAGAAAGGCTGAAGGTTGTTCCTGGGGATGACTTATTGAGTGTTGAGGCTCAAAAGAACGCTACGTTGTTTTTCAACATTTTGCTCCGAAGCACTTTTGCTAGCAAAAGGGTACTGGAAGAGTATCGGCTTACTCGGGAAGCATTTGAGTGGGTTACTGGAGAAATAGAATCTCGCTTCTTGCAATCACTTGTAGCACCCGGAGAAATGATTGGTTGTGTGGCTGCACAATCTATTGGTGAACCTGCAACTCAGATGACTCTCAATACCTTCCATTATGCTGGTGTGAGTGCAAAGAATGTCACTCTTGGTGTTCCCAGGTTGAGAGAAATTATAAATGTGGCCAAGAGAATCAAAACTCCATCTCTCTCTGTCTACTTGAAGCCTGAAGCAAATAAAACCAAGGAGAGGGCCAAAACAGTTCAGTGTGCTTTGGAGTACACCACTCTCCGGAGTGTAACTCAAGCCACAGAAGTGTGGTATGATCCGGACCCCATGAGCACAATCATCGAGGAAGATGTTGATTTTGTCAGGTCTTATTATGAAATGCCTGATGAAGAGGTCAACCCAGATAAAATATCTCCTTGGTTGCTTCGTATAGAGTTGAATCGTGAAATGATGGTGGACAAGAAATTGAGCATGGCTGACATTGCTGAGAAGATCAACCTTGAATTTGATGATGATTTGACTTGTATTTTTAACGATGACAATGCTGAAAAACTGATCCTTCGGATTCGTATCATGAATGATGAAGCTCCAAAAGGGGAATTAACTGACGAGTCTGCCGAGGATGATGTTTTCttaaagaaaattgaaagtaaCATGCTGACAGAAATGGCTCTTCGTGGTATCCCAGATATTAACAAAGTCTTTATCAAACATGGTAAAGTAAATAAGTTTGATGAGAATGATGGATTTAAACCAGAGAATGAGTGGATGCTGGATACAGAAGGTGTTAATCTATTAGCAGTTATGTGCCATGAAGATGTTGATTCCAAAAGAACAACCAGTAATCACTTGATTGAGGTTATTGAAGTTCTTGGTATCGAGGCTGTTCGTAGGTCACTTTTAGATGAATTGCGTGTTGTTATTTCTTTTGATGGATCTTATGTGAACTACCGGCATCTGGCTATCCTTTGTGATACCATGACCTATCGTGGACACTTGATGGCTATTACTCGACATGGAATCAATAGGAACGACACTGGTCCAATGATGCGATGCTCTTTTGAGGAAACTGTGGATATTCTTCTAGATGCTGCAGTGTATGCTGAAACAGATTGTTTGAGGGGTGTGACTGAAAATATAATGTTAGGTCAGCTGGCTCCTATTGGTACAGGAGCACCTACCTTGTATCTCAATGATGAGATGCTGAAAAATGCTATTGAACTGCAGCTACCTAGTTATATGGAGGGCCTTGATTTTAGTATGACACCTTCACGTTCTCCAATGTCGGCCACTCCTTACCATGATGGTTTGATGTCACCAAACTATCTGCTGAGCCCAAATCTCCGTCTGTCTCCCATTACTGATGCGCAATTCTCGCCATATGCTGGAACAATGGCGTTTTCACCTACTTCATCCCCTGGTTACAGCCCATCATCTCCAGGCTATAGCCCATCTTCCCCTGGATATAGTCCAACCTCCCCTGGTTATAGCCCAACTTCACCTGGATATAGCCCCACTTCACCTGGGTACAGCCCCACATCTCCAACCTACAGTCCTAGCTCTCCGGGCTATAGTCCAACAAGTCCTGCCTATTCTCCTACAAGTCCATCTTATTCACCCACATCACCAAGCTATAGCCCTACTTCTCCAAGTTACAGTCCAACTTCACCCAGTTACAGTCCAACATCTCCAAGTTACAGTCCAACCTCACCAAGTTACAGTCCGACCTCACCTGCTTACAGCCCCACTTCCCCTGCTTACAGTCCCACCTCCCCAGCATACAGCCCAACCTCCCCATCTTACAGTCCCACATCCCCTTCATACAGCCCGACCTCACCTTCTTACAGCCCTACATCACCTTCCTACAGCCCAACATCACCGTCCTACAGCCCTACATCTCCGTCCTACAGTCCAACTTCACCAGCCTACAGTCCAACTTCTCCTGGTTATAGTCCAACCTCGCCAAGTTACAGTCCAACCTCACCAAGTTATAGTCCAACATCTCCAAGTTACAATCCTCAATCAGCAAAATACAGTCCATCATTGGCTTATTCTCCAAGCAGTCCGAGGTTGCCACCAGCCAGTCCTTATAGTCCTACATCTCCAAATTACAG CCCAACATCGCCGTCGTATTCACCTACATCTCCATCTTATTCTCCTTCTAGCCCCACATATACTCCCAACAG CCCATATAACTCTGGTGTTAATCCGGACTATAGCCCAAGTTCTCCACAATACAG TCCAAGTGCAGGGTATTCACCCAGCCAACCTGGGTACTCACCAACTTCTACGAGTCAATACACCCCACAAACAAGCGATAAAGACGATAATGATGATAAGAGCACTCGTTGA